The Balearica regulorum gibbericeps isolate bBalReg1 chromosome 5, bBalReg1.pri, whole genome shotgun sequence genome window below encodes:
- the PHRF1 gene encoding PHD and RING finger domain-containing protein 1 isoform X2: MDDDSQDELINKNAALGKSKRQSFVLLSETESNGGNSCDSEDDTRSEEEDDDTEEEGGEEDKEESEDEELEDCEDDEEEEEEEEEEEDTEAAVGGMTDSLKLEPHINEVSISSDEDSENCPICLNTFRDQAVGTPENCSHYFCLDCIVEWSKNANSCPVDRILFNYISIRAHFGGKILKKIPVENTKTQGNDGEDDPTFCEVCGRSDREDRLLLCDGCDAGYHMECLNPPLSEVPVDEWFCPACAPMGVSAAADTDHVSEEEVAALMADVIPTTSRLRPHVRTRAIARTRQSERVRATVNRNRITTAQQIQHVPRYLMSSLLDETIEAVVAGLNTAIYQRPLTPRAPTRQKRKTGRRKKVRGKKRTQTKSSAGKKSSGTQLKRRKRLIKKRRGKMIRVKNEVTTRSRIARTLGLCKPVRGASLPSMYKPTEPSLGLMRADIGAASLSVFGDPYELDPYESNEEVPANPDSPLSAKRRVLSQSALRSHRPVARPISVGLPRSSVPALSPDQEAEAAPVPDLLGSILSGQSFLMMSSSEVVINRDGSLTAKKAAPLHRKSANDSRVDDSSGHNTQPSTVHSGTTASSSIAGPSVSSGLSTHTRPSSSSLFSLPSPSLSRIEPAANPAQTASEKATVKSEYSMTPRSVQTQNIATLSRHGSKLDEMPRFNGNSKNFAPADSSSKPLSCDLNSDSKAVTVRQPLKPPPKRIDIFELPRIPKIKKETSSKQVEPEPSGSQRSDIPSSCITQLTGKESTNQPGRGSKMESQKSNAKESQQQTRTSGVSFSTNTGAYSSSSLLSASRSKGPSSFESFKINIPGNAGHPSRLSSPGFCNTFRPVDDKVQQKESPSPLFSVKKKQVKSEIYDPFEPTGSDSSSASSSPERLGSGIPLTNITRTISIENPKVQTFQTVRRFTPYMVENIFGSGTDSDVPPSNTESHDDVTAESRIVEQISDTEERDNMDEEDFLSSPCTSSAVKQISHAEFLKEKSREGPNVFFNAEELIRPNINVKLEPDSPSKNDGQQKVQKVEQTERRSRSRSCSNSSSRSKKKMKRKKALSKEHKRSRSGSRDRTHSRDRSSRSTSWSGGEEHSKTHTLKPKSRRSSTDRSSSHERSKKRKIKDKTKDKKAKTSWSRERRKSRSHSGSPGSTSEFHENRKRKKRSRSRSRRRERSRSHSIERTKRRKHRRDKSYETYDKDSSLRSRDRKRSRSRSRERRKWRSRSRSASRSREHKSSKSKEKRPRSRSCSKERKHRSKETSLPPPPEKDQKPPIENTSSCLEQPHSFKQEPKEELVLEDLSITIQPNVKLEEIQAETPAQLKEAQETIKMEPICQEVTSETAFPVPEITNICVPISNVDSFAETELMSSSDPAVLGTCSNTNLEITVKIENTALCPSLMEPPRNKEVIVHAPTETAPLQSLSKSKVTDCVKEVKDECLVSNEKPSNFSKPELEVVPQNPVLKSKAPVKRVTWNLQEEESGTLSAGKAPRMPFYKLQRAKEGAWKAEDLNQTLNQVYCQNIPLTPPLPSSLPPYAPVSQPTVQFIMQGSLPVLGCMAGQSLTPEPGSLATASEPGIQAASVGNAEDKIKAPKPPVDKTKNEEYMKKLHMQERAVEEVKLAIKPFYQKREITKEEYKNILRKAVQKICHSKSGEINPMKVANLVKAYVEKYKHMRKHKKSDSEDTREVEN; the protein is encoded by the exons ATGGATGATGACAGCCAGGATGAACTGATAAACAAGAATGCTGCACTAGGCAAGAGCAAAAGACAGAGTTTTGTGCTCCTCAGTGAAACAG aaagcaatgGTGGAAATAGTTGTGATTCAGAAGATGATACCAGAagtgaggaggaagatgatgacACTGAGGAAGAGGGAGGTGAGGAGGACAAGGAAGAAAGTGAAGATGAAGAATTAGAAG ATTGTGAAGAcgatgaggaagaagaggaggaagaggaagaggaggaagatacTGAGGCTGCTGTGGGGGGAATGACTGATTCTCTGAAATTAGAGCCACACATAAACGAAGTGAGCATTTCCTCTGATGAGGACAGTGAAAACTGCCCCATTTGCCTCAACACATTTCGGGATCAGGCTGTTGGGACTCCTGAGAACTGTTCCCATTACTTCTGCTTGGACTGCATTGTGGAATGGTCTAAG aaTGCGAACTCCTGTCCAGTGGATCGAATCCTCTTTAATTACATTAGCATTCGGGCTCATTTTGGTGGTAAAATCTTAAAAAAG ATTCCTGTTGAGAACACAAAAACTCAGGGTAATGATGGAGAGGATGATCCAACCTTCTGTGAGGTGTGTGGCAGAAGTGACCGTGAGGATCGCCTGCTGCTGTGTGATGGCTGTGATGCAGG gtATCACATGGAATGCCTTAATCCACCTCTGAGTGAAGTCCCTGTAGATGAATGGTTCTGCCCAGCCTGTGCCCCCATGGgtgtcagtgctgctgcag atacAGATCATGTCAGTGAAGAAGAGGTTGCTGCCCTCATGGCTGATGTTATTCCTACCACCAGTAGGCTACGCCCTCATGTCCGAACCCGAGCTATAGCCAGAACTCGGCAGAGCGAACGAGTTAGGGCAACAGTGAACAGAAACCGGATAACAACAGCACAACAAATTCAG CACGTGCCAAGGTACCTCATGTCCTCTCTTCTGGATGAAACAATTGAGGCAGTTGTAGCAGGCCTAAACACAGCCATCTACCAGCGTCCTCTTACACCGCGGGCTCCTActaggcagaaaagaaaaacag GTAGGAGGAAGAAAGtaagaggcaaaaaaagaacTCAGACAAAATCTTCTGCTGGGAAGAAGAGTTCAGGGACACAGCTGAAGAGACGCAAGCGTCTGATaaagaagagaaggggaaaaatgatAAGA GTGAAAAATGAGGTTACTACTCGCTCCCGTATTGCCAGAACTCTTGGTCTTTGTAAACCTGTGCGTGGAGCCTCGCTTCCTTCCATGTACAAACCAACGGAGCCCTCACTTGGTCTGATGAGAGCAGATATCGGTGCAGCttctctgtctgtctttggAGATCCGTATGAGTTGGATCCTTATGAAAG TAACGAAGAGGTTCCAGCAAATCCAGATTCACCACTCAGTGCCAAAAGGAGAGTTCTTTCCCAGTCAGCACTGAGGTCTCACCGTCCTGTAGCTAGACCTATTTCTGTGGGACTTCCCAG AAGCAGTGTACCTGCCTTGAGTCCTGATCAAGAAGCAGAGGCTGCCCCTGTGCCTGATCTGTTGGGAAGTATCCTGTCTGGACAGAGCTTTCTCATGATGAGTAGTTCGGAGGTGGTCATCAACAGAGATGGTTCGCTGACAGCAAAGAAGGCAG CTCCACTTCATAGAAAATCAGCGAACGACTCAAGAGTGGATGATAGTTCAGGACATAATACCCAACCAAGTACAGTGCACTCAGGGACCACAGCGAGCAGCTCCATTGCTGGACCTTCAGTTTCCTCGGGGCTGAGTACTCACACCAGACCCTCCTCCTCAAGCTTGTTTTCATTGCCTTCACCCTCACTGAGCAGGATTGAGCCTGCAGCAAACCCTGCACAGACTGCATCAGAAAAGGCAACTGTAAAATCAGAATATTCAATGACACCCAGGTCTGTTCAGACTCAGAATATAGCTACTCTGAGCAGGCATGGATCCAAGTTAGATGAAATGCCCAGATTTAATGGAAACTCTAAAAACTTTGCACCCGCTGACTCATCTTCAAAGCCCCTGAGCTGTGACTTGAATTCTGACTCAAAAGCTGTAACCGTGAGGCAGCCATTAAAACCACCTCCCAAGAGAATTGACATCTTTGAGCTTCCCAGGATACCAAagattaaaaaggaaaccaGCAGCAAGCAGGTGGAGCCAGAACCCTCAGGAAGCCAAAGGAGTGACATCCCCAGCTCCTGTATAACCCAGCTGACTGGCAAAGAGAGCACTAATCAGCCAGGAAGGGGTAGCAAGATGGAGAGTCAGAAGTCAAATGCCAAGGAATCTCAGCAACAAACGCGTACAAGCGGGGTGTCTTTTTCTACCAATACAGGCGCCTATAGCAGTTCATCACTACTGAGTGCTTCGAGGAGCAAAGGCCCAAGCTCTTTTGAgagttttaaaatcaatattccTGGAAACGCAGGGCATCCCAGCAGACTGTCTAGCCCAGGATTTTGTAACACCTTCCGCCCTGTGGATGACAAAGTGCAACAGAAAGAAAGTCCTTCACCTCTtttctcagtgaagaaaaagcaggtCAAAAGTGAAATATATGATCCTTTTGAGCCAACAGGATCAGACTCGAGTTCAGCAAGCAGCAGTCCTGAAAGGCTTGGCTCAGGCATCCCACTAACTAATATTACCAGGACTATTTCCATTGAAAATCCAAAAGTTCAAACATTTCAAACTGTCCGTCGTTTCACCCCTTACATGgtagaaaatatatttggatcTGGGACTGACTCTGACGTACCACCTAGTAACACAGAGTCTCATGATGACGtgacagcagaaagcaggattGTAGAACAGATCTCTGATACAGAGGAACGAGACAATATGGATGAGGAAGACTTTCTAAGCAGTCCTTGCACATCATCTGCTGTTAAGCAAATTTCTCATGCAGagtttttaaaggagaaaagcagagagggcCCTAATGTGTTCTTTAATGCTGAAGAATTAATTAGACCTAATATTAATGTGAAACTAGAACCAGATAGTCCCTCAAAGAATGATGGGCAGCAGAAAGTCCAAAAAGTAGAACAAACAGAGAGGCGGTCACGTTCAAGATCCTGTTCGAACTCCAGCTCCCGAAGCAAgaagaagatgaaaaggaaaaaggcactTAGCAAAGAGCATAAGAGATCCCGGTCAGGGTCTAGGGATAGAACACACTCAAGGGACCGAAGCTCCAGATCTACCTCTTGGTCAGGTGGAGAAGAGCAtagcaaaacacacacattgAAACCCAAGAGCAGGAGGTCTTCTACTGATCGTTCTAGCAGTCACGAACGatctaaaaaaaggaaaattaaggaTAAAACCAAggataaaaaggcaaaaacttCGTGGTCTAGGGAGAGAAGGAAGTCTAGGTCGCATTCAGGTAGTCCTGGAAGTACTTCTGAGTTTCAtgaaaataggaaaaggaaaaaaaggtctcGATCAAGATCAAGACGGAGGGAACGTTCCCGATCGCATAGCATCGAGAGGACTAAAAGGCGGAAACACAGGAGAGACAAAAGCTATGAGACGTATGATAAAGATAGTAGCTTGAGGTCAAGGGACAGAAAGAGATCGAGATCCAGGTCTCGGGAGAGGAGAAAGTGGAGGTCTCGGTCTCGGTCTGCATCTCGATCTCGGGagcacaaaagcagcaaatcaaaggaaaaaagaccaCGATCAAGATCATgttccaaagaaagaaaacacagatcaAAAGAGACCTCGCTTCCTCCTCCACCAGAAAAGGATCAAAAGCCTCCAATTGAAAATACGTCCAGTTGTCTGGAGCAACCCCATTCCTTCAAACAAGAGCCAAAGGAGGAGCTAGTACTAGAAGACCTTTCCATAACCATCCAACCAAACGTGAAACTTGAGGAAATACAGGCTGAGACCCCGGCTCAACTGAAAGAGGCCCAAGAAACTATAAAGATGGAGCCCATCTGTCAGGAAGTGACCAGTGAAACTGCATTCCCTGTGCCAGAGATCACAAACATTTGTGTTCCAATCAGCAATGTGGATTCTTTTGCTGAAACAGAATTAATGAGTAGTAGTGATCCAGCAGTGCTTGGTACCTGTAGCAATACAAACCTTGAGATTAcagttaaaatagaaaatactgcaTTATGTCCATCTCTGATGGAACCACCCCGAAATAAGGAAGTTATTGTGCATGCTCCGACTGAGACTGCACCACTTCAAAGCTTATCCAAAAGCAAAGTAACAGATTGTGTGAAGGAGGTTAAAGATGAGTGCCTTGTGTCAAATGAGAAACCCAGTAATTTCAGTAAGCCTGAACTGGAGGTGGTACCTCAGAATCCTGTGTTGAAATCGAAAGCACCAGTGAAAAGAGTTACCTGGAATCTTCAAGAGGAAGAAAGCGGCACGTTGTCTGCTGGAAAAGCTCCAA GGATGCCGTTTTACAAACTTCAGCGAGCAAAAGAAGGGGCCTGGAAAGCAGAGGACTTGAACCAAACGTTAAATCAG GTGTACTGTCAAAATATACCTTTGACGCCACCTTTGCCCTCAAGCCTTCCCCCCTATGCCCCTGTCAGCCAGCCCACGGTTCAGTTTATCATGCAGGGTAGTCTTCCAGTGCTTGGCTGCATGGCAGGACAGAGCCTGACTCCGGAGCCGGGCAGCCTGGCTACTGCCTCTGAACCAGGAATCCAAGCTGCTTCTGTTGGAAATGCAGAAGATAAGATCAAAGCACCCAAACCTCCAGTGGATAAAACAAAAAACGAGGAA TACATGAAGAAGCTTCATATGCAGGAAAGGGCTGTGGAAGAAGTGAAACTTGCTATTAAACCTTTTTACCAGAAGAGGGAGATTACAAAGGAGGAGTACAAGAACATTCTTCGAAAAGCAGTGCAAAAG ATCTGCCACAGCAAAAGTGGAGAGATCAACCCTATGAAGGTAGCTAATCTGGTGAAGGCATAtgtggaaaaatacaaacatatgaGGAAACATAAGAAATCTGACAGTGAAGATACACGTGAAGTGGAAAACTGA
- the PHRF1 gene encoding PHD and RING finger domain-containing protein 1 isoform X1 — MDDDSQDELINKNAALGKSKRQSFVLLSETESNGGNSCDSEDDTRSEEEDDDTEEEGGEEDKEESEDEELEDCEDDEEEEEEEEEEEDTEAAVGGMTDSLKLEPHINEVSISSDEDSENCPICLNTFRDQAVGTPENCSHYFCLDCIVEWSKNANSCPVDRILFNYISIRAHFGGKILKKIPVENTKTQGNDGEDDPTFCEVCGRSDREDRLLLCDGCDAGYHMECLNPPLSEVPVDEWFCPACAPMGVSAAADTDHVSEEEVAALMADVIPTTSRLRPHVRTRAIARTRQSERVRATVNRNRITTAQQIQHVPRYLMSSLLDETIEAVVAGLNTAIYQRPLTPRAPTRQKRKTGRRKKVRGKKRTQTKSSAGKKSSGTQLKRRKRLIKKRRGKMIRVRSRVKNEVTTRSRIARTLGLCKPVRGASLPSMYKPTEPSLGLMRADIGAASLSVFGDPYELDPYESNEEVPANPDSPLSAKRRVLSQSALRSHRPVARPISVGLPRSSVPALSPDQEAEAAPVPDLLGSILSGQSFLMMSSSEVVINRDGSLTAKKAAPLHRKSANDSRVDDSSGHNTQPSTVHSGTTASSSIAGPSVSSGLSTHTRPSSSSLFSLPSPSLSRIEPAANPAQTASEKATVKSEYSMTPRSVQTQNIATLSRHGSKLDEMPRFNGNSKNFAPADSSSKPLSCDLNSDSKAVTVRQPLKPPPKRIDIFELPRIPKIKKETSSKQVEPEPSGSQRSDIPSSCITQLTGKESTNQPGRGSKMESQKSNAKESQQQTRTSGVSFSTNTGAYSSSSLLSASRSKGPSSFESFKINIPGNAGHPSRLSSPGFCNTFRPVDDKVQQKESPSPLFSVKKKQVKSEIYDPFEPTGSDSSSASSSPERLGSGIPLTNITRTISIENPKVQTFQTVRRFTPYMVENIFGSGTDSDVPPSNTESHDDVTAESRIVEQISDTEERDNMDEEDFLSSPCTSSAVKQISHAEFLKEKSREGPNVFFNAEELIRPNINVKLEPDSPSKNDGQQKVQKVEQTERRSRSRSCSNSSSRSKKKMKRKKALSKEHKRSRSGSRDRTHSRDRSSRSTSWSGGEEHSKTHTLKPKSRRSSTDRSSSHERSKKRKIKDKTKDKKAKTSWSRERRKSRSHSGSPGSTSEFHENRKRKKRSRSRSRRRERSRSHSIERTKRRKHRRDKSYETYDKDSSLRSRDRKRSRSRSRERRKWRSRSRSASRSREHKSSKSKEKRPRSRSCSKERKHRSKETSLPPPPEKDQKPPIENTSSCLEQPHSFKQEPKEELVLEDLSITIQPNVKLEEIQAETPAQLKEAQETIKMEPICQEVTSETAFPVPEITNICVPISNVDSFAETELMSSSDPAVLGTCSNTNLEITVKIENTALCPSLMEPPRNKEVIVHAPTETAPLQSLSKSKVTDCVKEVKDECLVSNEKPSNFSKPELEVVPQNPVLKSKAPVKRVTWNLQEEESGTLSAGKAPRMPFYKLQRAKEGAWKAEDLNQTLNQVYCQNIPLTPPLPSSLPPYAPVSQPTVQFIMQGSLPVLGCMAGQSLTPEPGSLATASEPGIQAASVGNAEDKIKAPKPPVDKTKNEEYMKKLHMQERAVEEVKLAIKPFYQKREITKEEYKNILRKAVQKICHSKSGEINPMKVANLVKAYVEKYKHMRKHKKSDSEDTREVEN, encoded by the exons ATGGATGATGACAGCCAGGATGAACTGATAAACAAGAATGCTGCACTAGGCAAGAGCAAAAGACAGAGTTTTGTGCTCCTCAGTGAAACAG aaagcaatgGTGGAAATAGTTGTGATTCAGAAGATGATACCAGAagtgaggaggaagatgatgacACTGAGGAAGAGGGAGGTGAGGAGGACAAGGAAGAAAGTGAAGATGAAGAATTAGAAG ATTGTGAAGAcgatgaggaagaagaggaggaagaggaagaggaggaagatacTGAGGCTGCTGTGGGGGGAATGACTGATTCTCTGAAATTAGAGCCACACATAAACGAAGTGAGCATTTCCTCTGATGAGGACAGTGAAAACTGCCCCATTTGCCTCAACACATTTCGGGATCAGGCTGTTGGGACTCCTGAGAACTGTTCCCATTACTTCTGCTTGGACTGCATTGTGGAATGGTCTAAG aaTGCGAACTCCTGTCCAGTGGATCGAATCCTCTTTAATTACATTAGCATTCGGGCTCATTTTGGTGGTAAAATCTTAAAAAAG ATTCCTGTTGAGAACACAAAAACTCAGGGTAATGATGGAGAGGATGATCCAACCTTCTGTGAGGTGTGTGGCAGAAGTGACCGTGAGGATCGCCTGCTGCTGTGTGATGGCTGTGATGCAGG gtATCACATGGAATGCCTTAATCCACCTCTGAGTGAAGTCCCTGTAGATGAATGGTTCTGCCCAGCCTGTGCCCCCATGGgtgtcagtgctgctgcag atacAGATCATGTCAGTGAAGAAGAGGTTGCTGCCCTCATGGCTGATGTTATTCCTACCACCAGTAGGCTACGCCCTCATGTCCGAACCCGAGCTATAGCCAGAACTCGGCAGAGCGAACGAGTTAGGGCAACAGTGAACAGAAACCGGATAACAACAGCACAACAAATTCAG CACGTGCCAAGGTACCTCATGTCCTCTCTTCTGGATGAAACAATTGAGGCAGTTGTAGCAGGCCTAAACACAGCCATCTACCAGCGTCCTCTTACACCGCGGGCTCCTActaggcagaaaagaaaaacag GTAGGAGGAAGAAAGtaagaggcaaaaaaagaacTCAGACAAAATCTTCTGCTGGGAAGAAGAGTTCAGGGACACAGCTGAAGAGACGCAAGCGTCTGATaaagaagagaaggggaaaaatgatAAGAGTAAGATCACGT GTGAAAAATGAGGTTACTACTCGCTCCCGTATTGCCAGAACTCTTGGTCTTTGTAAACCTGTGCGTGGAGCCTCGCTTCCTTCCATGTACAAACCAACGGAGCCCTCACTTGGTCTGATGAGAGCAGATATCGGTGCAGCttctctgtctgtctttggAGATCCGTATGAGTTGGATCCTTATGAAAG TAACGAAGAGGTTCCAGCAAATCCAGATTCACCACTCAGTGCCAAAAGGAGAGTTCTTTCCCAGTCAGCACTGAGGTCTCACCGTCCTGTAGCTAGACCTATTTCTGTGGGACTTCCCAG AAGCAGTGTACCTGCCTTGAGTCCTGATCAAGAAGCAGAGGCTGCCCCTGTGCCTGATCTGTTGGGAAGTATCCTGTCTGGACAGAGCTTTCTCATGATGAGTAGTTCGGAGGTGGTCATCAACAGAGATGGTTCGCTGACAGCAAAGAAGGCAG CTCCACTTCATAGAAAATCAGCGAACGACTCAAGAGTGGATGATAGTTCAGGACATAATACCCAACCAAGTACAGTGCACTCAGGGACCACAGCGAGCAGCTCCATTGCTGGACCTTCAGTTTCCTCGGGGCTGAGTACTCACACCAGACCCTCCTCCTCAAGCTTGTTTTCATTGCCTTCACCCTCACTGAGCAGGATTGAGCCTGCAGCAAACCCTGCACAGACTGCATCAGAAAAGGCAACTGTAAAATCAGAATATTCAATGACACCCAGGTCTGTTCAGACTCAGAATATAGCTACTCTGAGCAGGCATGGATCCAAGTTAGATGAAATGCCCAGATTTAATGGAAACTCTAAAAACTTTGCACCCGCTGACTCATCTTCAAAGCCCCTGAGCTGTGACTTGAATTCTGACTCAAAAGCTGTAACCGTGAGGCAGCCATTAAAACCACCTCCCAAGAGAATTGACATCTTTGAGCTTCCCAGGATACCAAagattaaaaaggaaaccaGCAGCAAGCAGGTGGAGCCAGAACCCTCAGGAAGCCAAAGGAGTGACATCCCCAGCTCCTGTATAACCCAGCTGACTGGCAAAGAGAGCACTAATCAGCCAGGAAGGGGTAGCAAGATGGAGAGTCAGAAGTCAAATGCCAAGGAATCTCAGCAACAAACGCGTACAAGCGGGGTGTCTTTTTCTACCAATACAGGCGCCTATAGCAGTTCATCACTACTGAGTGCTTCGAGGAGCAAAGGCCCAAGCTCTTTTGAgagttttaaaatcaatattccTGGAAACGCAGGGCATCCCAGCAGACTGTCTAGCCCAGGATTTTGTAACACCTTCCGCCCTGTGGATGACAAAGTGCAACAGAAAGAAAGTCCTTCACCTCTtttctcagtgaagaaaaagcaggtCAAAAGTGAAATATATGATCCTTTTGAGCCAACAGGATCAGACTCGAGTTCAGCAAGCAGCAGTCCTGAAAGGCTTGGCTCAGGCATCCCACTAACTAATATTACCAGGACTATTTCCATTGAAAATCCAAAAGTTCAAACATTTCAAACTGTCCGTCGTTTCACCCCTTACATGgtagaaaatatatttggatcTGGGACTGACTCTGACGTACCACCTAGTAACACAGAGTCTCATGATGACGtgacagcagaaagcaggattGTAGAACAGATCTCTGATACAGAGGAACGAGACAATATGGATGAGGAAGACTTTCTAAGCAGTCCTTGCACATCATCTGCTGTTAAGCAAATTTCTCATGCAGagtttttaaaggagaaaagcagagagggcCCTAATGTGTTCTTTAATGCTGAAGAATTAATTAGACCTAATATTAATGTGAAACTAGAACCAGATAGTCCCTCAAAGAATGATGGGCAGCAGAAAGTCCAAAAAGTAGAACAAACAGAGAGGCGGTCACGTTCAAGATCCTGTTCGAACTCCAGCTCCCGAAGCAAgaagaagatgaaaaggaaaaaggcactTAGCAAAGAGCATAAGAGATCCCGGTCAGGGTCTAGGGATAGAACACACTCAAGGGACCGAAGCTCCAGATCTACCTCTTGGTCAGGTGGAGAAGAGCAtagcaaaacacacacattgAAACCCAAGAGCAGGAGGTCTTCTACTGATCGTTCTAGCAGTCACGAACGatctaaaaaaaggaaaattaaggaTAAAACCAAggataaaaaggcaaaaacttCGTGGTCTAGGGAGAGAAGGAAGTCTAGGTCGCATTCAGGTAGTCCTGGAAGTACTTCTGAGTTTCAtgaaaataggaaaaggaaaaaaaggtctcGATCAAGATCAAGACGGAGGGAACGTTCCCGATCGCATAGCATCGAGAGGACTAAAAGGCGGAAACACAGGAGAGACAAAAGCTATGAGACGTATGATAAAGATAGTAGCTTGAGGTCAAGGGACAGAAAGAGATCGAGATCCAGGTCTCGGGAGAGGAGAAAGTGGAGGTCTCGGTCTCGGTCTGCATCTCGATCTCGGGagcacaaaagcagcaaatcaaaggaaaaaagaccaCGATCAAGATCATgttccaaagaaagaaaacacagatcaAAAGAGACCTCGCTTCCTCCTCCACCAGAAAAGGATCAAAAGCCTCCAATTGAAAATACGTCCAGTTGTCTGGAGCAACCCCATTCCTTCAAACAAGAGCCAAAGGAGGAGCTAGTACTAGAAGACCTTTCCATAACCATCCAACCAAACGTGAAACTTGAGGAAATACAGGCTGAGACCCCGGCTCAACTGAAAGAGGCCCAAGAAACTATAAAGATGGAGCCCATCTGTCAGGAAGTGACCAGTGAAACTGCATTCCCTGTGCCAGAGATCACAAACATTTGTGTTCCAATCAGCAATGTGGATTCTTTTGCTGAAACAGAATTAATGAGTAGTAGTGATCCAGCAGTGCTTGGTACCTGTAGCAATACAAACCTTGAGATTAcagttaaaatagaaaatactgcaTTATGTCCATCTCTGATGGAACCACCCCGAAATAAGGAAGTTATTGTGCATGCTCCGACTGAGACTGCACCACTTCAAAGCTTATCCAAAAGCAAAGTAACAGATTGTGTGAAGGAGGTTAAAGATGAGTGCCTTGTGTCAAATGAGAAACCCAGTAATTTCAGTAAGCCTGAACTGGAGGTGGTACCTCAGAATCCTGTGTTGAAATCGAAAGCACCAGTGAAAAGAGTTACCTGGAATCTTCAAGAGGAAGAAAGCGGCACGTTGTCTGCTGGAAAAGCTCCAA GGATGCCGTTTTACAAACTTCAGCGAGCAAAAGAAGGGGCCTGGAAAGCAGAGGACTTGAACCAAACGTTAAATCAG GTGTACTGTCAAAATATACCTTTGACGCCACCTTTGCCCTCAAGCCTTCCCCCCTATGCCCCTGTCAGCCAGCCCACGGTTCAGTTTATCATGCAGGGTAGTCTTCCAGTGCTTGGCTGCATGGCAGGACAGAGCCTGACTCCGGAGCCGGGCAGCCTGGCTACTGCCTCTGAACCAGGAATCCAAGCTGCTTCTGTTGGAAATGCAGAAGATAAGATCAAAGCACCCAAACCTCCAGTGGATAAAACAAAAAACGAGGAA TACATGAAGAAGCTTCATATGCAGGAAAGGGCTGTGGAAGAAGTGAAACTTGCTATTAAACCTTTTTACCAGAAGAGGGAGATTACAAAGGAGGAGTACAAGAACATTCTTCGAAAAGCAGTGCAAAAG ATCTGCCACAGCAAAAGTGGAGAGATCAACCCTATGAAGGTAGCTAATCTGGTGAAGGCATAtgtggaaaaatacaaacatatgaGGAAACATAAGAAATCTGACAGTGAAGATACACGTGAAGTGGAAAACTGA